One window from the genome of Aeromonas sp. FDAARGOS 1405 encodes:
- the zur gene encoding zinc uptake transcriptional repressor Zur, which produces MNQDQLLQRAERLCIQRGIRFTPTRRQVFRLLAAHGNAISAYDLLAQLQQTEANAKPPTVYRALDFLLEQGFAHKVESLNAFIFCCHFDHAHPMQLLICDECGDVVELHDSAIDSAFSEQAHLHGFTITNKTIEAHGQCARCTPTVGSHHEG; this is translated from the coding sequence ATGAATCAAGACCAACTTTTACAACGAGCCGAGCGACTCTGTATACAGCGAGGGATCCGCTTCACCCCGACCCGACGTCAGGTATTTCGCCTGCTGGCGGCACACGGCAACGCCATCAGCGCCTATGATTTGTTAGCCCAGCTGCAACAAACCGAAGCCAATGCCAAGCCGCCAACCGTCTATCGGGCACTCGATTTTTTGCTCGAGCAGGGTTTTGCTCACAAGGTGGAATCTCTCAACGCGTTTATCTTCTGCTGCCACTTCGATCACGCTCACCCGATGCAGCTACTGATCTGCGATGAGTGCGGTGATGTGGTCGAGCTTCACGACTCGGCGATCGATAGCGCGTTTTCCGAGCAGGCCCACTTGCATGGTTTTACTATTACCAATAAGACGATAGAGGCACATGGCCAATGTGCCCGTTGTACGCCCACTGTAGGAAGTCATCATGAAGGCTGA
- the dusA gene encoding tRNA dihydrouridine(20/20a) synthase DusA, translating into MQAQRFSIAPMLDWTDRHCRYFHRLMSRQTLLYTEMVTTGAIIHGKGDYLGYSEQEHPISLQLGGSNPADLARCAKLAEERGYDEVNINVGCPSDRVQNGRFGACLMGEPALVADCVKAMRDVVDIPVTVKTRIGIDDQDSYEFLQAFIEQVRDAGCDTFIVHARKAWLSGLSPKENREIPPLDYPRVYRVKQDYPELTIALNGGVISMEQTLEHLQHVDGVMMGREAYQNPYILAQVDNLVFGQNSAVPSRHEVVRMMLPYIEQELAKGNYLSHMTRHMLGLFQNMQGARAWRRHLSENACKPGAGIQVVLDAMAKVPEFAASETAE; encoded by the coding sequence ATGCAGGCGCAGCGTTTTTCCATCGCCCCCATGCTGGACTGGACTGATCGGCATTGCCGTTACTTTCATCGACTGATGAGTCGCCAGACCTTGCTTTATACCGAAATGGTGACCACCGGCGCCATCATCCATGGCAAGGGGGATTATCTGGGTTACAGCGAGCAGGAGCACCCCATTTCCCTGCAGCTGGGGGGCAGCAATCCGGCCGATCTGGCGCGCTGTGCCAAGCTGGCCGAGGAGCGCGGCTATGACGAGGTGAACATCAACGTCGGTTGCCCCTCCGATCGGGTGCAGAACGGCCGCTTTGGCGCCTGCCTGATGGGCGAACCGGCGCTGGTGGCTGACTGCGTCAAGGCGATGCGCGATGTAGTCGATATTCCGGTGACGGTGAAGACTCGTATCGGTATCGATGATCAGGACTCCTACGAATTTCTGCAGGCCTTTATCGAGCAGGTGCGCGATGCCGGTTGCGATACCTTTATCGTCCATGCCCGCAAGGCGTGGTTGAGTGGTCTGAGCCCCAAGGAGAACCGCGAGATCCCGCCCCTCGATTATCCTCGGGTCTATCGGGTCAAGCAGGATTACCCGGAGCTCACCATTGCCCTCAACGGCGGCGTCATCTCCATGGAGCAGACCCTTGAGCACCTGCAACACGTTGATGGTGTTATGATGGGGCGTGAAGCCTATCAGAACCCCTACATTCTGGCGCAGGTAGACAACCTGGTGTTCGGCCAGAACAGTGCTGTGCCGAGCCGCCATGAAGTGGTTCGGATGATGCTGCCCTATATCGAGCAGGAGCTGGCCAAGGGCAACTACCTCTCCCACATGACCCGCCATATGCTGGGGCTGTTCCAGAACATGCAGGGAGCCCGCGCCTGGCGTCGTCACCTGAGTGAGAACGCCTGCAAGCCGGGCGCCGGTATTCAGGTGGTGCTGGATGCCATGGCCAAGGTGCCGGAGTTTGCCGCCAGCGAGACGGCAGAATAA
- a CDS encoding chemotaxis protein CheX yields MKADFVNPFLLSLLNVLSTMAQLELKPGKPKRKMDELARGDVSGLIGMVGPQTRGSLSISFEKGLALEIMRRMLGEAPASINEEVTDMVGEITNMVTGGAKRMLGEKGYEFDMATPIIVSGPNHTITHRADGTKIMMPFESDFGRATIEICFE; encoded by the coding sequence ATGAAGGCTGATTTTGTAAATCCGTTCCTGCTATCCCTGCTCAATGTGCTCTCGACCATGGCACAGCTGGAACTCAAACCGGGCAAACCGAAACGCAAGATGGATGAGTTGGCGCGCGGCGACGTCTCCGGCCTGATCGGCATGGTCGGCCCGCAGACCCGTGGTTCCCTCTCCATCAGCTTCGAGAAGGGGCTGGCGCTGGAGATCATGCGCCGTATGCTGGGGGAAGCGCCCGCCTCCATCAACGAAGAGGTGACCGACATGGTCGGTGAAATCACCAACATGGTGACCGGCGGTGCCAAGCGGATGCTGGGTGAGAAGGGCTACGAGTTTGACATGGCGACCCCCATCATCGTCTCAGGCCCCAACCACACCATCACCCACCGTGCCGATGGCACCAAGATTATGATGCCGTTCGAATCCGATTTCGGTCGCGCCACCATCGAAATCTGCTTCGAGTAA
- a CDS encoding PAS domain-containing methyl-accepting chemotaxis protein: protein MTRLHQEGEIHFPDNIALISTTDPASHITYANQHFCDVAGYGAAEMEGVPHNLVRHPDMPKVAFADMWQRLRQGKSWMGLVKNRAKSGQFYWVNAYVTPILNAQKEIVEFQSVRTKPAASDVAWAEQLYGLLRSGKALPWLSRFHFEPGQLTLWLSVSALLTTLATFVTGNLLWLLPTALLLLAQAIHGWRLQQRLAHLLTLADQDKGTRLCQVLYTRRRDTLAAVELALRMKQAELKAVVGRSADTNQQILQAAEDDRGNIQTIDTHLQQQRAHSEQLATAITELSHSIRDVAHSAHEASNLVIEVQQVSDEGLQALATTRSAVNQLHQELDANHAVLAQLTSDSQKISGILEVISQIADQTNLLALNAAIEAARAGEQGRGFAVVADEVRALAQKTRASTSEIHEMIQALQQTTRQLSDGMTQGAQTSVRCQQHAGTTADVLTQINRMLGQVTRTSDEIAQAVSQQADVTATLDEGVHQIHQLASHTADNSRQALDGITLLVERLQDLSRLINQFRY from the coding sequence ATGACCAGACTCCATCAGGAGGGGGAGATACACTTCCCCGACAACATCGCACTCATCTCGACCACTGATCCCGCCAGTCATATTACCTATGCCAACCAGCACTTCTGTGATGTGGCCGGGTACGGTGCAGCCGAAATGGAAGGGGTACCCCACAATCTGGTGCGACACCCCGACATGCCCAAGGTGGCCTTCGCCGACATGTGGCAGCGGCTGCGACAGGGCAAAAGCTGGATGGGGCTGGTCAAGAACCGCGCCAAAAGCGGTCAGTTCTATTGGGTAAACGCTTACGTCACCCCGATCCTCAACGCCCAGAAGGAGATCGTCGAGTTCCAGTCGGTGCGCACCAAACCCGCCGCCAGCGATGTGGCCTGGGCCGAGCAGCTCTATGGCCTGCTGCGCAGCGGCAAGGCGCTTCCCTGGCTGAGCCGTTTTCACTTTGAACCGGGTCAGCTGACCCTCTGGCTCTCCGTTTCTGCGTTGCTCACTACCCTTGCTACTTTTGTCACCGGCAACCTGTTATGGCTGCTGCCCACCGCCTTGTTGCTGTTGGCACAGGCAATCCACGGCTGGCGATTGCAGCAACGGCTGGCTCATCTGCTCACCCTTGCCGATCAAGACAAGGGAACCCGCCTCTGTCAGGTGCTCTACACCCGACGGCGCGACACCCTGGCGGCCGTCGAACTGGCCCTGCGGATGAAGCAGGCCGAGCTCAAGGCCGTGGTCGGGCGCAGCGCCGACACTAACCAGCAGATCCTGCAGGCAGCCGAAGATGACCGGGGCAATATCCAGACCATTGATACTCATCTGCAGCAGCAGCGCGCCCACAGCGAGCAGCTGGCGACCGCCATCACCGAGTTGAGCCACTCCATTCGCGATGTGGCCCACAGTGCCCATGAGGCGAGCAATCTGGTTATAGAGGTACAGCAGGTCTCCGATGAGGGGCTGCAAGCATTGGCGACCACCCGATCCGCCGTCAACCAACTTCATCAGGAGCTGGATGCCAACCATGCCGTGCTGGCCCAGCTCACCAGCGACAGCCAGAAGATCAGCGGTATTCTGGAGGTGATCAGCCAAATCGCCGACCAGACCAACCTGCTCGCCCTCAATGCGGCCATCGAGGCCGCTCGGGCGGGCGAACAGGGGCGTGGTTTTGCCGTGGTGGCGGACGAAGTGAGGGCGCTGGCCCAGAAGACCCGAGCCTCGACCAGCGAGATCCACGAGATGATCCAGGCGCTGCAACAGACTACACGACAGCTGTCAGACGGGATGACACAAGGGGCGCAGACCTCGGTACGCTGCCAGCAGCACGCGGGCACCACCGCCGACGTGCTCACCCAGATCAACCGGATGCTGGGGCAGGTAACCCGCACCAGCGACGAGATCGCCCAGGCGGTGAGTCAGCAGGCCGACGTCACGGCGACCCTCGATGAAGGGGTACACCAGATCCACCAGCTGGCCAGCCACACCGCCGACAACAGCAGGCAGGCGCTAGATGGCATCACCCTGCTGGTAGAGCGGCTGCAGGATCTCTCGCGGCTGATCAACCAGTTCAGATATTGA